The segment GGCGTCGTCGGTGAAGCCGATCCCGGCCAGGAGGTCGGGGATGGCGTCCAGCGGCAGGACGAAATAGGCCAGCGCCCCCATCATCACGCCCTTGGCGGCCAGCGGCGTCTCCGGGTCGCGGGCGGCGTAATAGACGCTGATCATCGGGTTGGCGAAGGGGATGCGGGCGGCGACCCGCCCGACCTTGGGCCAGAAGCCCGCCCTGACCCGCACCTCATTGACGCGCTGCACGGCCGGCAGCAGGGCCCTGGATGGATCGATGGCGTCCTCGGGCGAGATCGGGTCCGATGCGGGTTTGGCGTTTGCGGTCATGGCGGCTAAATCCCCCCGACTTTCCAGAGTTCAACGGAATATAGGGACGAACGCCATGAAACTCGACAGCAGCATCGCCGCGGTGGTCACCGGTGGGGCCAGCGGCCTGGGCGAAGGCACGGCGCGCGCGATCGCCGCGACGGGGGCGAAGGTGGCCCTGTTCGACCTGAACGCCGAGAAGGGCGAGGCCATCGCCGCCGAGATCGGTGGCGTCTTCTGCGCGGTGGACGTGACCGACGACGCCTCGGTGGCGGCCGCCTTCGACAAGGCCCGGGCCGCGAACGGTCAGGAGCGGCTGCTGGTCAACTGCGCCGGCATCGCCACCGGCCAGAAGACGGTGTCGCGCAAGAAGGACACGGGCGAAGTCCGCGCCCACGACATGGCCAGCTTCGAGCGCACCGTGCGGGTCAATCTGTTCGGCACCTTCCGGGTGCTGAGCCAGTCGGCCCTGGGCATGGTGACGCTTGAGAAGATGGAGGACGGCGAGCGCGGTCTGATCGTCAACACCGCCTCGGTCGCGGCCCAGGACGGACAGGTCGGCCAGGCGGCCTATTCGGCGTCCAAGGGCGGCGTCTATGCCATGACCCTGCCGATCGCCCGCGACCTGGCCCAGGAGGGCATCCGGGTGAACACCATCCTGCCCGGCATCATGTGGACGCCGATGATGGCCGGCATGGACCAGAAGATCCAGGACGCCCTGGCCGCCCAGATCCCCTTCCCCAGCCGCCTCGGCAAGCCCTCGGACTATGCGTCGCTGGTGCTGGAGCTGGCCCGCAACGTCTACATCAACGGCGAATGCATAAGGCTGGATGGAGCCATTCGCATGGCGCCTCGCTGACGCGCGGATGCGCTTCGCGCCGCGCTACGCTCGCGACGCGGTCGCTCGCGGCTTGGGCGCGAGGAATTGTGCGGGTTGGGTCTTGCGAGAGGTCCGGCCTCTCCGCTATACGCCCGCCTCCGGCTGAAGTGCGGGCGTAGCTCAGTGGTAGAGCACAACCTTGCCAAGGTTGGGGTCGAGAGTTCGAATCTCTTCGCCCGCTCCAGTCGAACCAGGAAGCCCGGTCCGTGCGACCGGGCTTTCTTGCTTTCTGCGCCCCGGGCGGCGTGAGTTTGCCAAGGTTGGGGTCGAGAGTTCGAATCTCTTCGCCCGCTCCAGTCGATTAAAGAGGCCCGGTCGCGAGACCGGGCTTTTTCATTTCCGCACCGGGCTCTTGTCATCCCGGCCGAAGCGGAGCGGAGCGCCGGGACGCTGGCGCGATTTCCGGGATGACAAGGGCGTACAAGGGAAAGCTCAGTCCGCCTCGGCCGCGTCCGGATCGATCGCCTCGTCTACCAGCCGGCGCCAGTGCGGGTCGGTGTCGTCGACGAGGTCGACGTCGTCCAGCAGGGCGACCACGGCGTCGCCGTCCGGCAGGATCAGGCCCAGCACCTCCATCGGTTCGCCGAAGGCCCCGGCATGGACCTCGGCCTGGACCGCGACCGCGCCCTGTTCGCCGTCATCGTCCCACCAGATGACCGGCTGGGGCAGGTCCATATCGAGGATCGAGGGGTCTTGGCTGTCGCCCAGGGCGAAGACCGCGCGGCGGGCCTGGACATCGTCCAGGGTGGCGACGCGGCCGGTGAAGGGGATCAGGCGCGACCAGTCGTCGGCGTCGAAACCGCCGCCGTCCTCGTCCGAATCGCCGGGGCCGTTCCGATCCTGCATGGACCCAGACTAGCGGCCGGGCGCGCCGGATCAATCGATCGCGAGCGCCGTCTTGATGTCGCGCCAGTCGATGTATTTGAAGTTCTGGTTGCCCACGTCGTTGACGTCGTCCTGGACCACGACGAGGCCATGGGGGAAGGGACCGATGGCTCCACTCCAGGCCGCCAGACCGTCTGTGCCGGTGACGCCGTCGATCGTGCCGTCCCGGACCACGAACCGCCCGACCCAGGCCGGGGCGGCGCCGTCGATGCGCCAGACGGGGAAGGTCGAATCCCCCTGGCTGGACCCGATCAGATAGCGGGCTTCCCCGTCGGTGATCGTGGTCAGGCCCTCGGCGTCGGCGACCAGAATGCCGGGCGCGATGGGCTGGACCAGGGTGCGGGCATCGCCCGAGGCGGCCCCGAGGCCATAACGCCACACGCCGACATTTTCCTCGGCCAGATACAGGGTGTCGGTGGCGGGGTCGGCGGCGCAGCCTTCGGAGATCGAGCCGATTTCGAACCGGCGGACCTCGCGCGAGACCGGGCGTCCCCG is part of the Brevundimonas sp. AJA228-03 genome and harbors:
- a CDS encoding YkvA family protein — its product is MTANAKPASDPISPEDAIDPSRALLPAVQRVNEVRVRAGFWPKVGRVAARIPFANPMISVYYAARDPETPLAAKGVMMGALAYFVLPLDAIPDLLAGIGFTDDAAVITAVIATLGANIRKRHREAAERALDRLREP
- a CDS encoding SDR family NAD(P)-dependent oxidoreductase, encoding MKLDSSIAAVVTGGASGLGEGTARAIAATGAKVALFDLNAEKGEAIAAEIGGVFCAVDVTDDASVAAAFDKARAANGQERLLVNCAGIATGQKTVSRKKDTGEVRAHDMASFERTVRVNLFGTFRVLSQSALGMVTLEKMEDGERGLIVNTASVAAQDGQVGQAAYSASKGGVYAMTLPIARDLAQEGIRVNTILPGIMWTPMMAGMDQKIQDALAAQIPFPSRLGKPSDYASLVLELARNVYINGECIRLDGAIRMAPR